One stretch of bacterium DNA includes these proteins:
- a CDS encoding DUF370 domain-containing protein, translating to MKGTTPLNIGFGNFVIAQRIVAVVDPFSSPVKQLIQEARKKGNLLNAAKGKRTRSAIFMDDGTIVLSSLSPMALARRLEELALPPLEKKPTEVPPEEMGE from the coding sequence ATGAAAGGGACTACACCGCTCAATATAGGGTTTGGCAATTTTGTCATCGCCCAAAGGATAGTGGCTGTAGTTGACCCCTTCTCTTCTCCCGTCAAGCAGCTCATCCAGGAGGCGAGAAAAAAGGGGAATTTGTTGAACGCTGCTAAGGGGAAAAGGACGAGAAGCGCTATTTTTATGGACGATGGCACCATCGTTCTTTCCTCCCTCTCCCCAATGGCTCTCGCACGCAGACTGGAGGAGCTCGCTTTGCCACCCTTGGAGAAAAAGCCGACGGAAGTTCCACCCGA
- a CDS encoding cell division protein SepF — MQEYEEQEYEEREGFFSRIARFFSGSEKEEEDGFEEPSLDDYPTPKRRWSLRLYSRKDVPIYRKEIVNFENEIGEAAIRLRQGFIVIVNLEKANDETARRVVDFLSGVAFGIRGSHEKIGTKVFLFAPSGYSIY, encoded by the coding sequence ATGCAAGAATATGAGGAACAAGAATATGAGGAAAGGGAAGGCTTCTTCTCCAGGATAGCTAGGTTCTTTTCCGGCTCTGAAAAAGAAGAGGAAGACGGATTTGAAGAGCCTTCGCTTGATGATTATCCAACGCCTAAGAGGAGATGGTCGCTTCGCCTTTACTCTCGCAAGGATGTCCCCATTTACAGGAAGGAAATCGTCAATTTCGAGAACGAAATAGGGGAAGCAGCAATTAGACTGAGGCAAGGCTTCATTGTTATCGTTAATTTGGAGAAGGCAAACGATGAAACCGCGAGAAGGGTAGTGGATTTTTTGAGCGGAGTAGCCTTCGGGATAAGAGGAAGCCACGAAAAAATAGGCACAAAAGTCTTCCTCTTCGCCCCCTCAGGCTATTCAATTTACTGA